The Acidobacteriota bacterium region GGCGGTCCTGCCGGACCGGGAGCGGGTCCTTGCCGGCCGGCGCCGGGGCCTTGCCCGGGGGCTGCGGGGGGGGCACCGGCTCTTCGCCCGGCGGCGGGGCCGGCGGGGCCGGTTGGGCCTGCGTCGGCGGGTCCCCGGGTGGCGGTCCGCCGGGCCCGGTGTCCGCGCAGCGGGCCGGGGCCGGCAGGGCGAGGCAGATCACCCCGAGAACGAGAAGCATACAACGTTTGATTGATTGACGAGCGGAACGCTCCGGCCCCTGACTTCTCACGTTTCCTCCTCGAAGACCGCCTCGACCTTCCCCTTGCGGATCGCCTTCTCCAGGGCGGCATGGTCCTTTTCGTTCTGGTCGGCGTAGGCTGCGGAGAAGTCGGCGATCGCCCGGTCGAACGCGTCGCCGCGCCCCAGGTAGCCCGTGATCACCGCGGGGTCGCCGGCGCGGGCATGGCAGATTGCCAGCGCCCAGCCGCACCACTGGGCGTAGAGGTTCATCTCCGCCTTCCCGAAGGTCTCCACCGCGACGCTGATCTTGCAGTCCCGCAGCTGCCGGACGTAGAAGTGCCGCCCTTCGGTGCCGGCCATCCAGCCAAGGAAGATGTCGCTGGCCGGCTGCATGAGACGCTGGCCGTTCACCACCCGCTGCCCGTGGTTGGGGAAGACGCTGGGGCCCGCGAAGGCCTCCAGCACCGAGGCCCGCGCCTCCTTGACCTGGAGGAAGAGGGGGTCCCCCTCGCCGGCCTGCAGCAGGAGAATCCAGCAGGCGGTGCCCACGCTCCCCACGCCCACCACCTTGAGGGCGGCGTCTTTTACTTCGTAACGGTCCAGCAGCACCTGATAGGCCGGCGCCAGGGTCTGCCGGTACATGGCGAACGTCTCCGCGACCGCCGCGGCGACCTCCCCCGGCTTGTGACCCTCCGCGTGAAAGATCGTCGGGAGCTGGTCCCGGATGAAGGTCGCCGAACCCGCCGACTCCACCAGTTTGGGGAAGACGTTTTCGGCGATGCTCTTCGCCCGCTCTTTCTCCACGCGCTTGAGGGCCCGGCGGCGAAGCCCGTCGTCCGTGATGGTGGAAATCAGGGTGTTGGGATCCAGGGTCAGGTACCACAGGTCCAGCACCTTCATCGTGCTGAACTCCGCCATGCGTTTGCGGTAGGACCGGGCGCACCGGAGGGCCGCCTCCCGGGCCGCGGCCTCGGAAAGCCCGTTGTCGCGGCAGCCCACCACGAAACTGGCCGCGAGCCGCTTGACGTCCCACTCCCAGGGCGCCGGGAGGGTCTCGTCGAGGTCGTTGATGGAGAAGATGACCTGTCGCTCCGGGGTGGCGAACCCGCCGAAGTTGCACAGGTGCGCGTCCCCGCCGCACTGCACGCGGATTCCCGAGTTCGGCGTGTCGGCCAGGTCCGTGGCCATGTGCAGCGCCGCCCCCCGGTAAAAGGTGAAGGCCGAGCGGACCATGCGCCCGTGGCGCAGGGCAAGCAGTTCCGGAAGCCGCCCCGATTCCGCGGCCAGCACCAGGTCCACCGGGTCGGGCCGGCCGTCCGGCGCCTTCCACTTCGCGTGCGCATTGCGCGGGCATTTCTCCCGCAGGCTCTTTCCCAGGGCCAGGCGCTCCGCCCGGGACAGGTGGTGGGTCAGCGAGGGCGCTGGTCGGGAGACTCCCATTATTCGACCGTGTTCGGACACTTTCCTTTTCATGACAACTCCCTTCCTGTATAGGCTTTTCGTTGAAACTCACACTGAATTCTTCTCAGCCCGGAACCACCGGCGATCGTTCCTCAAAAATCCAGGCGCCGAACAAGCTACCGGTAAAGGGCCCGGATCCCGAAAGGATCGCCGGAAATTGTCCCGATCCCGAAGGGGTCTCCGGCAGTTGCCCGGATCCCGAAGGGATCGACCGTGAATAGCCACGGGCGCCGCGCCCGTGGTGAACCGCATTCGGCAAAGAACAATGACCCTGAAGGGGTCGAACAACCGGTAAAAGACCCAGGCGAGATCGATAATCCCGTAGGGATTCCATGTTTGTAGCAACGGCGCTCCCGGTTGACCTGAACCCTGTAGGGGTTCCATGTTCTTTTGTGTCTTCGTTTCTTGTCATTCAGATTGTCCCTCGAAACATGGAACCCCGATGGGGTTCTCCTTTCACCTAAGCGTTCTCGTTCCGTCTTTGTCGTGTGGGCGACCCCTCCGGGGTCGTTCACCCCTAAAACACCCGGCCCTCCGTGGGCGCGGCGCCCACGGCTATTCACGGGTGTCCCCTTCGGTGATGGGAAGGAATTTCCCCGGGTGTGGGGCTTGCGGCTATGCACGGTCGACCCCTCCGGGGGCATTGCCCGGGGCGGAACGACCGTCCGTGAGCGGCGCCGGTCTCAGGTTGGAAAAAAGGATCCAGACGCTGACCAGGAGCACCCACAGCGGGAACACCAGGGGGGCCCAGTAGAGGTACCCGACGCTCAGGAGCAGCAACAGCGCCAGCGCGTAACCGAGAACGGCGATCCATCGCGGGAAGAGCCCAAGGCGGATCGCCAGCGTGCACGTGGTGATCATGAACACCCCGGCCATCTTCAAGGCATAAACATTGACGACGTGGTAGGCCGCGAGGCGGCCGAACGCGTAGAGGCCCGCATCCGGCAGACGTCCCGGGGCCGCCCCGTAGAGCATGATGAGGCCGCCTGCCAGGGCCGCGGCGGTGAACATCATGGCCAGGAACAGCAGGCCGCTGCCCAGGAACACGGTGGCGAAGAAACGGTCCTCGGAGGCCCCCATCCGGTCGCGCAACACGCCGATGAACCACAGGAAGGCGATCCCGGCGAAGGGCAACAGGTTCAGGGCCAAATTCACCGTCTGCCAGTTTCCGGAGAGCCAGGCGCCCGCATCCCGCGGTTCGTGCGGAACGGAGGAGCGGATGAGCGCCAGGCTGGTCACGAGCAGCACGGCGAAGACGATCCCGGCGACGGCGCCGGCCCGCGGCGCCCGCCATCCGGCCCGGGTAAGGGTTGCTTCGGGTTCCATCATGACCTCCGTTTCCATGTTGCGTTTTCTCCGTGCCTCTGCGCCTCCGTGTGAGATCCATCCCGGATTTCTCTCACCAAGGCACGAAGGCACGGAGAAGAAGCGTCTCCGATCCCTGTGAACAGGCCAAACACCTTCTCCGTCCCCTGCTTCCTGACTGTCGACTTACCGCCCTGACTTCTGCCGTCAGGATTCGGACTTCTTCGTTCGTGTATTCCGTGTGCGCCGCGGCCATTCGCGCGAGCGCCGCCGCGCTCGGGGAGGACCGCAGAGAAGGGCGGCA contains the following coding sequences:
- a CDS encoding DUF2252 domain-containing protein; amino-acid sequence: MGVSRPAPSLTHHLSRAERLALGKSLREKCPRNAHAKWKAPDGRPDPVDLVLAAESGRLPELLALRHGRMVRSAFTFYRGAALHMATDLADTPNSGIRVQCGGDAHLCNFGGFATPERQVIFSINDLDETLPAPWEWDVKRLAASFVVGCRDNGLSEAAAREAALRCARSYRKRMAEFSTMKVLDLWYLTLDPNTLISTITDDGLRRRALKRVEKERAKSIAENVFPKLVESAGSATFIRDQLPTIFHAEGHKPGEVAAAVAETFAMYRQTLAPAYQVLLDRYEVKDAALKVVGVGSVGTACWILLLQAGEGDPLFLQVKEARASVLEAFAGPSVFPNHGQRVVNGQRLMQPASDIFLGWMAGTEGRHFYVRQLRDCKISVAVETFGKAEMNLYAQWCGWALAICHARAGDPAVITGYLGRGDAFDRAIADFSAAYADQNEKDHAALEKAIRKGKVEAVFEEET